The Natronosalvus caseinilyticus genome includes a region encoding these proteins:
- a CDS encoding PQQ-binding-like beta-propeller repeat protein, whose product MSPSPDVRPTVSRRAVLVASALGTSALAGCLGQLEATEGNSTEMAGEWPTYRFDSRNSGYNPDSNGIRDVEHDWTHDIRGTPGLADGEMYLNGSRRDPETGTVQSSVSLELAVQGQPTVTDDYVFVTDIRYLYCLTADAEEVVWESEKVEGIFGGSPTVDGETVFVVHGGGANDYDGTRVRAFDVASGDERWQYDADGRSTPAVVDGTVYVSGQDGLHAIDAESGDERFVVPEPISDWSSPAATADLVYVVTADHDHEEELIAVETADGTVRWRTAAADGMARSGSAPVVAGKLVYATTDEELVALDHADGTVATRFGSGVPVARAGDVLYATKDGRVYAYDAESGDRLWTYTTDEVRGSDTVSQFVTGLTPGDETVYVQAADGFHRLVSSP is encoded by the coding sequence ATGTCGCCCTCTCCAGATGTTCGACCGACAGTCAGTAGGCGAGCGGTCCTCGTTGCAAGCGCACTCGGAACGTCGGCTCTCGCTGGCTGTCTCGGCCAACTTGAAGCGACTGAGGGTAATTCGACCGAGATGGCGGGCGAGTGGCCGACGTATCGGTTCGACTCGCGGAATAGTGGCTACAACCCCGACAGCAACGGGATTCGGGACGTAGAGCACGATTGGACGCACGATATACGCGGAACGCCGGGTCTTGCTGACGGAGAGATGTATCTCAACGGTAGCCGCCGCGACCCCGAAACAGGGACGGTCCAGTCGTCAGTCTCCCTGGAACTAGCTGTACAGGGACAGCCGACCGTCACCGACGACTACGTGTTCGTCACGGATATCAGATATCTATACTGCCTTACGGCTGACGCTGAAGAGGTCGTGTGGGAAAGCGAGAAGGTGGAGGGAATCTTCGGTGGGTCTCCGACCGTCGACGGAGAAACGGTGTTCGTAGTCCACGGTGGCGGGGCCAACGATTACGATGGAACTCGCGTTCGTGCGTTCGACGTCGCTTCGGGGGACGAACGCTGGCAGTACGATGCGGACGGTCGATCGACACCGGCAGTCGTCGACGGGACAGTGTACGTCAGCGGCCAGGACGGGTTGCATGCCATCGACGCCGAATCAGGGGACGAACGGTTCGTCGTCCCTGAGCCTATTTCGGACTGGTCGTCGCCAGCCGCCACGGCGGACCTCGTGTACGTAGTGACGGCGGATCACGACCACGAGGAGGAACTTATCGCAGTCGAGACGGCAGACGGAACGGTTCGCTGGCGGACGGCTGCCGCAGACGGAATGGCGCGTTCCGGAAGCGCACCAGTCGTGGCCGGAAAACTCGTTTACGCCACCACGGACGAGGAACTCGTGGCGCTTGATCACGCCGACGGCACGGTGGCGACGAGGTTCGGCAGCGGCGTCCCAGTCGCTCGCGCCGGAGACGTCCTCTACGCGACGAAAGATGGGCGAGTGTACGCCTACGACGCCGAGAGCGGAGACCGTCTCTGGACGTACACGACCGACGAGGTGCGGGGATCAGACACGGTCTCGCAGTTCGTTACCGGACTGACCCCGGGCGACGAAACCGTGTACGTACAAGCGGCTGACGGATTTCACAGACTGGTCTCCTCACCGTGA
- a CDS encoding PQQ-binding-like beta-propeller repeat protein: MDRRTALGVTGVIGSSVLGGCLGGFTDNGSDTGYQWRYDTGGELDAVSQGVVFARERSNGQIVALDATTGERRWVYGEAGGMDAYSELAVTETGIYFGYCTDDDCIGLYGLDTDGEERWRADTVGTGRTSPFVVDGTVYVASDVGVVRAFDAKTGEGLWTDGIDESDETTSGSRIVDIADAVYVEKNAALVVIERDEGSTRWRYQPDNGDAQIIDAAVSNGVAYVVTGEYVVAVVDGNEVWRQPFEADDVQTEIAGIASNRLFVLTNTDRHESRLYAFDVATGERDLVLESLEHPDEESDPFVDVHDGVVYVGTDRFRALEAATGHEHWSVTVDGGPIRAMTIVEAKGAGDHTVFVRAGANRLIGVDSGGERTWEGTVDGMIRNYLVGESVFVATDEGIYALEGQDDS, from the coding sequence ATGGATCGACGGACGGCGCTCGGTGTGACGGGCGTGATCGGGAGTTCGGTGCTGGGTGGATGCCTCGGTGGGTTCACCGACAATGGTTCCGATACCGGGTACCAGTGGCGCTACGACACAGGCGGGGAACTCGATGCCGTATCGCAGGGCGTAGTATTCGCTCGGGAGCGTTCCAACGGGCAGATCGTCGCACTCGATGCCACGACTGGCGAGCGCCGGTGGGTCTACGGGGAAGCAGGAGGGATGGACGCCTACTCGGAACTCGCCGTTACGGAAACGGGCATCTACTTCGGCTACTGCACCGACGACGACTGTATCGGCCTGTATGGGCTCGATACGGATGGCGAAGAGCGGTGGCGTGCCGACACGGTGGGGACCGGGCGCACCAGCCCGTTCGTCGTCGACGGAACCGTCTACGTCGCCAGTGATGTCGGCGTCGTGCGAGCATTCGACGCGAAAACTGGTGAGGGCCTGTGGACCGACGGGATCGACGAATCGGACGAGACCACTAGTGGTTCCAGAATCGTCGACATCGCCGACGCCGTCTACGTCGAGAAAAACGCTGCTCTCGTCGTGATCGAGCGGGACGAGGGGAGTACGCGCTGGCGATACCAGCCCGATAATGGAGACGCGCAGATCATCGATGCGGCGGTTTCGAACGGCGTCGCGTACGTCGTGACCGGAGAGTATGTTGTCGCGGTCGTCGACGGCAACGAGGTGTGGCGTCAGCCTTTCGAAGCGGACGATGTGCAGACGGAAATTGCGGGAATCGCATCGAACCGGTTGTTCGTGCTCACTAACACCGATCGACACGAGTCGCGTCTGTATGCGTTCGACGTTGCGACCGGCGAGCGAGACCTGGTGTTGGAATCGCTCGAGCACCCGGACGAGGAGTCAGATCCGTTCGTGGACGTCCACGACGGAGTGGTGTACGTCGGCACGGACCGATTCCGTGCCCTCGAGGCGGCGACCGGCCACGAACACTGGAGTGTGACGGTCGATGGTGGCCCGATCCGAGCAATGACCATCGTCGAAGCGAAAGGTGCAGGAGATCACACTGTGTTCGTCCGTGCTGGGGCGAATCGACTAATCGGTGTTGATTCGGGCGGTGAGCGAACGTGGGAGGGGACCGTTGATGGGATGATTCGGAACTATCTAGTTGGCGAATCCGTGTTTGTGGCGACGGACGAAGGAATCTACGCACTCGAAGGGCAGGACGACTCCTGA